DNA sequence from the Streptomyces sp. NBC_01497 genome:
ATCACGGCGCGCATGATTGTGACCGAGGCCACAGGTAATTGCTCGCGATTGTGTCCATGCAGCAGAAAGGGCGGCAACCCGGCGCAAACGACCGGAGGTCAAGCAGTCCGGCCCGGAAGCGGACGACCTTCGGTCCGCGCGCGCATCCGGGCGGACCCTTCCAACCCCGGTCATTCAGGCCGCACTCGACTCCGAGCCCCGGCCGCCGCCCTCAAGCTCCGGCTCCGGCTCCGACTCCGGGTCTGCCTCTGCCTCTGCCTCTGCCTCTGCCTCTGCCTCTGCCTCTGCCTCTGCCTCAGTCATAGCCGGTCATCCGTCAGCGACGGTGCGTCGCCCAGGGGTCCGGATGGCCGGGGCCCGGCGCGGGATCTCCCGGCGCCATCGGGAAAGCGTCCGTTCGCGATTGGGGGCAGCGCCCGCGGTCTCCCCCGGTCTCGGCGTGGAGGGGCGACTTCCCGGGCCAGCGCGCACCGGCCCGGACCCCCGCTCCCGGCTTCCTCCCCCCCTCTCTAAGGGCCGTGACCGGCCGGGCGAGGAGGTCCGGCCGGGAAGCGCCCCGCCTGGGCCGCCCCTCCAGCCGGGAGCCTCGGGTTACTTGGCGGCCAGGACGTCGACGGGAGTGATCTCCGGGGCGCGCACGAGGAGGTCCCCCGCCACATTGCCCAGTGCCTTGGCGATCTCCCCTTCGAGGTGTGCTCGGCGTCCCTCCTCGGCGGCGAACGTGTCGAAGATCGCGAACTCGCGTTCGCTCAGCCGGCAGGCGTACCAGGTGACGGTCTGCTCCTCGGCGACGGCGAGTTCCCGGCCCGCCGCGAGGAACTCGGCAAGCGCCTGTTCCTTCCCCGGCTTGGCCTCCAGACGTACCAGCAGGCCCAGTGTCACGGTCATGGTGTTCTCCTCTGTCTGATCAAGGGCTGAATCGGGTGCCGCCGGGCGCCGGCCCGGAGTACCTGACCAGGTGCCACCGCCGGCGCCCCGCACGGTGAAACGACCGCGCACCGGGCCGGGGCATCAGCCGAACCGGTGAAAGGTGGGCCTGTGGGCCGGTGTGTCCGGCAGCGGCGGACGGCCTCCGTCCTACGGGTGTGTCCCGACCGCCGAGGGCGGTCCGCAGATGGCTCCTCCTCCCGCGCCGGATCCCGACGCCGCCACTGTGCGCCGTCACCAGCCGGTCAGAAGGAGGTGGTTGATCAGCAGGGCGACGACAGCCTGCGCGGCCAGCCACATCCGGCGGTCCGCGCGCGGCAGCAGCACCGCCGTCGCGGGCAGCCACAGGGTGAAGGGCAGCCAGATCCGCTCGGTCTCGGCCTTGCTCATCCCCGAGACGTCGGCGGCCACGATGGCCAGCAGGAACGCGCAGCCGAGCAGGACCACGGCCCGGTTGTCCCGCAGCGGGAACCGCAGGAGCCGCCCGATGCCCGCCACGGAGGCGAGACCCGCGCTCGCCACCACGGTCCCCAGGTCACCGAACAGCCAGTAGGAGTAAGGGCGTACACCGCCCACGCCCTGGTAGTACCGCACGACCAGCAGCGGGTACGCGTCCCACCAGCGAAACCCCACCGCCACGAAGAGCCCGGCCACCCCGGCCGCCGCACCCAGCACGTACGGAAGCGGCCGCAGGGTCCGCGCACACCACAGCACCGCGAGACCCGGCAGCGCGATCAGTGTGAGTCCGTACGAGACGTGGACCGCGAGACCGAAAAGGAGGCCGCTGCCGATCGCCGCCGCGGCGGGTCGCCGCACGCGCCGCGTGGCGGCGAGCGCCAGCAGGGCGAGCGCCCAGGCGGCGACACTCGCGAAGTACCCGTCACCGGACGCA
Encoded proteins:
- a CDS encoding putative quinol monooxygenase, with the translated sequence MTVTLGLLVRLEAKPGKEQALAEFLAAGRELAVAEEQTVTWYACRLSEREFAIFDTFAAEEGRRAHLEGEIAKALGNVAGDLLVRAPEITPVDVLAAK